The following coding sequences lie in one Populus trichocarpa isolate Nisqually-1 chromosome 14, P.trichocarpa_v4.1, whole genome shotgun sequence genomic window:
- the LOC18104972 gene encoding cytochrome P450 CYP82D47, with product MEFFNLPFLTNNMTSNPMFFIFIFICSIFWISRKFLAGTGKKKAAPKAGGAWPVIGHLHLLGGAEPPHKVLGSMAEKYGPIFTIKMGVHRALVVSNWETAKECFTTHDKAFSGRPRTLASELLTYDGAMLGFSPYGPYWRQVRKITTVELLSNYRLEKLKDVRESEVRAFLKELYKLWDENRGSASKSKSNLVLVEMKKWFGDLTLNIVLRTIVGKTVGYITNVEDEESVEGWKKGLKDFFHWTRVFSVSDALPFLRFLDLGGHGEAMKKTAKELDLVVEDWLKEHKRKRAAGIVKGKEDFMDVMLDVFDNDAEAVQGGDSDTTIKATSLALILAASDTTAVTLIWALSLLVNNPNVLKKAQLELDTHVGKERQVEESDVQNLVYLKAVLKETLRLYPAAPLSLPHEAIEDCTIDGYHVPRGTRLLVNVSKIHRDERVWSNPNEFDPERFLTTHRGFDVRGKNFEFSPFGSGRRMCPGVSFALHVMDLALATLLHGFDFATPSGEPVDMHESSGLTNLRATPLEVLLSPRLSSRLYGH from the exons ttttatctgttCAATCTTCtggatttcaagaaaatttttaGCAGGCACAGGCAAGAAGAAAGCAGCACCAAAAGCTGGTGGAGCATGGCCTGTGATTGGCCACCTCCATCTGTTAGGAGGGGCGGAACCTCCCCATAAAGTACTGGGCAGCATGGCTGAAAAATATGGACCCATCTTCACAATCAAGATGGGCGTGCACCGAGCTTTGGTAGTAAGCAATTGGGAGACCGCCAAGGAGTGTTTCACCACCCATGATAAAGCCTTTTCTGGTCGTCCGAGAACACTTGCCTCTGAGCTTTTGACCTACGATGGTGCTATGCTGGGGTTTAGCCCATATGGGCCTTATTGGCGTCAAGTCCGCAAAATAACCACGGTTGAGCTTCTATCAAACTACCGGCTAGAGAAGCTGAAAGATGTACGAGAGAGCGAGGTAAGGGCATTTCTGAAAGAGTTGTACAAGTTATGGGACGAGAATAGAGGTAgtgcatcaaaatcaaaaagtaATCTGGTATTGGTGGAAATGAAAAAATGGTTTGGAGATCTAACATTAAACATCGTTCTTAGAACAATTGTTGGAAAAACTGTGGGATATATCACAAACGTTGAGGATGAGGAGAGTGTGGAAGGATGGAAAAAGGGATTGAaggatttttttcattggaCAAGGGTGTTTTCGGTGTCTGATGCGCTACcatttttaaggtttttggaTCTTGGGGGGCATGGGGAGGCTATGAAGAAGACTGCAAAAGAACTGGACCTTGTTGTTGAAGATTGGCTCAAAGAACACAAGCGAAAAAGAGCTGCTGGAATTGTTAAGGGTAAGGAGGACTTCATGGATGTGATGCTAGATGTTTTCGATAATGATGCAGAAGCAGTTCAAGGCGGAGATTCTGATACCACCATCAAAGCTACATCCCTG GCCCTTATTCTGGCAGCCTCAGACACAACAGCAGTGACTTTGATATGGGCTCTCTCTTTACTAGTCAATAATCCTAATGTACTAAAGAAGGCACAGCTTGAATTAGACACCCACGTTGGTAAGGAAAGACAAGTGGAAGAATCGGATGTGCAAAATTTGGTCTACCTTAAAGCTGTACTCAAGGAAACGCTCCGTTTATACCCAGCTGCACCACTCTCGTTACCGCATGAGGCCATTGAGGATTGCACCATAGATGGCTACCATGTTCCGAGAGGGACAAGACTTCTCGTTAATGTTTCGAAGATTCATCGTGATGAAAGGGTGTGGTCCAATCCTAACGAGTTTGATCCGGAAAGATTTCTAACAACTCACAGAGGTTTTGATGTTAGAGGGAAAAACTTCGAGTTTTCTCCGTTTGGAAGTGGCAGAAGAATGTGCCCTGGAGTATCTTTTGCCCTTCATGTCATGGATCTAGCACTGGCTACATTGCTACATGGGTTTGATTTTGCAACCCCGTCAGGTGAACCAGTTGATATGCACGAGAGCAGTGGATTAACCAACCTCCGAGCAACGCCCCTTGAAGTTCTTCTCAGTCCACGCCTTTCTTCTCGTCTATATGGACATTAA